aacccAGCTTATATTTACCTGTGCTCGGCAATGCACCTGTGTCTCTGGATCGGACAAAAAGTTCAACTAAACTGAGTGACTTAAAGCGAAGCGGCTGAAAACTGACCAGGCGTAAAAACGATTAGTTTTAGGCCCTTTTGTAATGGCACTACCTCACCTTCAAGTTGGCTTATGTAAAGGACAAACTTAGCAACTAACTTTGATAAAAACAATAGTAAAACACTTGAACAACAAtgagtaaaaaataacaaacgaACACATTCAAAAACACAATTCAAAGCAATGTGCAGGCACGTCGACATGGGAATGGCAACTGTTGCTGCTTCTTTCCACCGACCATCAGCTGTTCCTTTATTTACACTGCTTCACTGCGTTTGACAACACTAGATGGCGggagattttaaaattatcaatgttTCTTAGAAGTCTTTAAAAACAACGCAAAGTTTTCTGCAAAATGTGATAAACTAATAATTGAATTAGTTGCAGGGGAAATAGGCAAAAGAatagaatatttaatattcaagggtctacaaaacaataaaagtaCCTACATTTATAATGGAGGTTATAAGACCTCCATTAAATAGTTCtaaaactgaaataaaatgtGTCATTCTTTTGATTACCTTACTATTACCACATTATTCTTAAtctaaatcaaacaaaaataccTCTAATCGAGGTAAAAAGGgcgtgacgatcgcacctttaaCATACacaagttctgatatcaacttttatGACGAAAAAGTATTATATATTCGactaaataaatacactttctaaaattcaaaataaagaaaaaattaaaactgaaatttatttgacttcaaattttttaaattttattgttttacttTAATCTGGACTGGACTTGAACTTTCGTCCAGactgattatttattttttacccaaCACCATTAAATagtatacttaaaaaataaaatatatatagaatgtaaaataaaataaaatataatagaatgtaaaataaaataaaatatatatagaatataaAAAGATACCCACAATAAAGACTTCAAAATATagctaaaataaacaaaaaataaaacacagtaAAATGTCccataaaaagacaaaaatagACGAAGAGGTCAATCAGGATGGTATTAGGGAAGTCCTATCAGACTCAGACCCTTGGATGATTCCCTTTCCCTTGCCGGAGCACAAAGACCCGTCGATGTGCCGAGACGAGTTCCTCAGCTCCTTTATAAGGAAGCACGAAGCCAGGGCGGAGTCCCTAAGGCCCAGATCGACAGTCCGCGTCGCTTCGATTCCTGGAGTTCTGGAGGCCACGGATCCTGGGAACCCAAAAGGGGCCGAGGCCATGGTAGTGCTGCAGCTGGCCAAGCAACGCCAGGCAGGGACGACGAGGAAGACGGTCGAGGAAGTCATGGCTAGCATTCGAATGAGATCGACCCTATTGGCCGAACTGAACTACCAATGCCAGAAGGCGGCCATCGAGTTCCTATCGGTGCGTCTGCTGAAGCAATTGCGCCTCTTTTCGAATCCCTGGCCGGGAGAACGGGAGGGGGTGCCCCACAACTTGTTCAGTTGGTCGTTGAATGACTTCCTGATGCGCCTGCAGATGAAGCAGATCTACCTCGACGTCCTCCATCGGGAGCGAAGTTCCGAGGATCTCGACTGCGCAAAGTTCTGCAGGGATCTTAGCGAAATCGAACTCCTAATATACGAAATCCGACAGAATTACCGCGACGATAAAGATCTCTGCCAAAACAGCATCCAATTGTTAAGGTAACTTGATTTTCATTAATTACTTCATTCATTATAAATCATGAGTGATCTTAAATTGAATAGATAACATATAATTTTCAGGAATGCACAGTACAC
The genomic region above belongs to Drosophila takahashii strain IR98-3 E-12201 chromosome 2L, DtakHiC1v2, whole genome shotgun sequence and contains:
- the LOC108069883 gene encoding uncharacterized protein isoform X2; its protein translation is MSHKKTKIDEEVNQDGIREVLSDSDPWMIPFPLPEHKDPSMCRDEFLSSFIRKHEARAESLRPRSTVRVASIPGVLEATDPGNPKGAEAMVVLQLAKQRQAGTTRKTVEEVMASIRMRSTLLAELNYQCQKAAIEFLSVRLLKQLRLFSNPWPGEREGVPHNLFSWSLNDFLMRLQMKQIYLDVLHRERSSEDLDCAKFCRDLSEIELLIYEIRQNYRDDKDLCQNSIQLLR
- the LOC108069883 gene encoding uncharacterized protein isoform X1, which gives rise to MSHKKTKIDEEVNQDGIREVLSDSDPWMIPFPLPEHKDPSMCRDEFLSSFIRKHEARAESLRPRSTVRVASIPGVLEATDPGNPKGAEAMVVLQLAKQRQAGTTRKTVEEVMASIRMRSTLLAELNYQCQKAAIEFLSVRLLKQLRLFSNPWPGEREGVPHNLFSWSLNDFLMRLQMKQIYLDVLHRERSSEDLDCAKFCRDLSEIELLIYEIRQNYRDDKDLCQNSIQLLRNAQYTIHAPWVKTLKWNLQGMEDHTRGVSTFQRSSAFKMDFRHRSVMGDFENASALDPIEMRYQINWIRSSTDQRLLRLNGKEESMRDELREMEEQALQDESVQHSCELMYSLELGKLRESIKMWQDRLDTDLENADVLCTVTKLAVQKVNDDLKFYMEQKEMYLTRLDEVQALIAQEEFAANRLSRRSTRKSEINPGTKSNKISERKSEKKPKRKLRKSKVQ